One segment of Passer domesticus isolate bPasDom1 chromosome 28, bPasDom1.hap1, whole genome shotgun sequence DNA contains the following:
- the AP3M2 gene encoding AP-3 complex subunit mu-2, producing the protein MIHSLFLINASGDIFLEKHWKSVVSRSVCDYFFEAQERASEAENVPPVIPTPHHYLLSVYRHKIFFVAVIQSEVPPLFVIEFLHRVVDTFQDYFGVCSEVIIKDNVVVVYEVLEEMLDNGFPLATESNILKELIKPPTILRTVVNTITGSTNVGDQLPTGQLSVVPWRRTGVKYTNNEAYFDVIEEIDAIIDKSGSTITAEIQGVIDACVKLTGMPDLTLSFMNPRLLDDVSFHPCVRFKRWESERILSFIPPDGNFRLLSYHVSAQNLVAIPVYVKHNISFRDSSSLGRFEITVGPKQTMGKTVEGVMVTSQMPKSVLNMTLTPSQGTHAFDPVTKLLSWDVGKINPQKLPSLKGSVSLQAGTSKPDENPTINLQFKIQQLAISGLKVNRLDMYGEKYKPFKGIKYMTKAGKFQVRT; encoded by the exons ATGATCCACAGCCTGTTCCTGATCAACGCCTCGGGGGACATCTTCCTGGAGAAGCACTGGAAGAGCGTGGTTAGCCGCTCCGTGTGTGACTATTTCTTTGAGGCGCAGGAGCGGGCCTCGGAGGCGGAGAACGTGCCGCCGGTGATCCCCACGCCGCACCACTACCTCCTCAGCGTCTACCGTCACAAGATCTTCTTCGTGGCCGTCATCCAGAGCGAGGTGCCGCCGCTCTTCGTCATCGAGTTCCTGCACCGCGTCGTGGACACGTTCCAG GATTATTTTGGTGTCTGTTCAGAGGTAATAATCAAGGACAATGTTGTGGTGGTTTACgaggtgctggaggagatgcTGGACAATGGATTTCCATTGGCAACAGAGTCCAATATTCTTAAGGAGCTGATAAAGCCTCCTACTATTCTGCGAACAGTCGTCAACACCATCACAG gAAGCACTAATGTGGGTGACCAGCTTCCCACTGGACAGCTCTCAGTGGTGCCGTGGAGACGTACTGGTGTAAAATACACCAACAATGAGGCCTATTTTGATGTGATTGAGGAGATAGATGCAATCATTGACAAATCAG GTTCCACCATTACTGCTGAAATCCAGGGAGTGATTGATGCTTGTGTCAAGCTGACTGGGATGCCAGACCTTACCCTTTCCTTCATG aaCCCTCGCTTGTTGGACGATGTCAGCTTTCACCCCTGCGTGCGTTTCAAGCGCTGGGAGTCAGAGAGAATTCTCTCCTTCATTCCTCCTGATGGGAATTTCCGCTTGCTCTCCTACCATGTCAGTGCTCAGAA TCTTGTGGCAATTCCTGTCTACGTTAAGCACAACATCAGTTTTCGtgacagcagctccctgggacgGTTTGAGATCACAGTGGGGCCAAAGCAGACTATGGGGAAGACTGTAGAGGGAGTGATGGTCACTAGCCAGATGCCAAAAAGTGTCTTAAATATGACCCTcacaccctcccagggaacacaTGCCTTTGATCCAGTTACAAAG TTATTGTCATGGGATGTTGGGAAAATAAACCCCCAGAAACTGCCAAGTCTGAAGGGGAGTGTGAGCCTGCAAGCTGGGACATCGAAACCAGATGAAAACCCCACCATTAACCTGCAGTTTAAAATTCAGCAGCTGGCTATATCTG GACTGAAGGTGAATCGCCTGGACATGTATGGGGAGAAGTACAAGCCATTCAAGGGGATAAAATACATGACTAAGGCTGGCAAGTTCCAAGTCCGAACCTAG
- the PLAT gene encoding tissue-type plasminogen activator: MGKTLRMEGKLPCLLVLVGAIMTAQCQGLHMRFKRGARPRAICTDHSSAEIYQHRGTWLRLSGSRIEYCRCDNGRSRCHAVPVRVCTRNKCYNGGQCSQAYYSPQLFICQCRQGFSGKLCEIDTEAKCYEGTGVTYRGTWSMTESKTECLNWNSGGLVNWMYTGQREDAAELGLGNHKYCRNPDEDSKPWCYIYRGGRYTWEYCSVPSCSEARNMNCRSGRGTDYRGSHSVTSSGATCLKWNSGILLSKLYTAWRKDAYQLGLGSHNFCRNPDNDSKPWCHVLKGNQLTWEYCNVPICNLPISTCGLRQRRARQFSTKGGSYAEIAAHPWQAAIFVKYRRVPGEHFLCGGVLISSCWVLSAAHCFEEGFSTDQLKIVLGRTSRATSEETEQKFQVKTYTVHQRFDSENLNNDIALLQLNSDAEECAAETGTVRAACLPTPELQLPDWTECEISGYGRNEEFSPFYSEHLKEGHVRLFPASRCTAQYLDNRTVTDNMLCAGDTRHLDDACKGDSGGPLVCMKDDRMFLIGIISWGIGCGRKDIPGVYTNVVRYLDWIQDTMKL, encoded by the exons ATGGGGAAAACACTCAGAATGGAGGGCAAACTCCCCTGTCTCCTTGTGCTGGTGGGAGCAATCATGACTGCCCAGTGCCAG GGCTTACACATGCGTTTCAAACGAGGAGCCAGACCTAGAG CCATTTGCACAGATCATTCATCTGCAGAAATTTACCAGCACAGGGGGACCTGGCTGAGGCTTTCAGGGAGCAGAATAGAATACTGTAGGTGTGACAATGGTCGGAGTCGCTGCCACGCTGTGCCTGTCAGAG TCTGCACTAGAAATAAATGCTACAATGGGGGCCAATGTTCACAGGCATATTATTCCCCACAGCTCTTCATCTGCCAGTGCCGCCAAGGTTTCTCAGGGAAGCTGTGTGAAATAG ATACTGAAGCTAAATGCTACGAAGGCACTGGAGTAACATATAGGGGTACCTGGAGCATGACAGAGAGTAAAACTGAATGTTTAAATTGGAATAGTGGTGGCTTGGTGAACTGGATGTACACTGGCCAAAGAGAggatgctgctgagctgggattGGGCAATCACAAATATTGCAG AAACCCAGATGAGGATTCCAAACCTTGGTGCTATATCTACAGAGGGGGAAGGTACACCTGGGAATACTGCAGCGTGCCCTCCTGTTCAGAAG CTAGGAACATGAACTGCAGATCTGGAAGAGGCACAGATTACCGTGGCAGCCACAGTGTTACCAGCTCTGGAGCTACCTGTTTGAAGTGGAATTCTGGAATCCTTCTCAGCAAGCTATATACTGCTTGGAGAAAAGATGCTTACCAGCTGGGCCTTGGTAGTCACAATTTCTGCAG GAATCCTGATAATGACAGCAAGCCCTGGTGCCATGTCCTGAAAGGAAATCAGCTCACGTGGGAGTACTGCAATGTGCCTATTTGCAATTTGCCTATTT CCACCTGTGGCTTACGGCAGCGCAGAGCACGCCAGTTCAGCACTAAAGGTGGTTCCTATGCAGAAATTGCAGCTCACCCATGGCAAGCTGCCATCTTTGTCAAGTATCGCCGAGTGCCTGGAGAGCACTTCCTCTGTGGAGGAGTTCTgatcagctcctgctgggtTTTGTCAGCTGCTCACTGTTTTGAGGAAGG CTTTAGTACAGATCAGCTGAAGATTGTGCTGGGTAGGACTTCCCGAGCAACTTCTGAGGAAACGGAACAGAAGTTTCAAGTGAAGACCTACACTGTGCATCAGAGGTTTGACTCAGAAAATTTAAACAATGATATTG CTCTGTTGCAGCTGAACTCAGATGCAGAAGAGTGTGCTGCTGAAACAGGCACTGTCCGTGCAGCCTGCCTCCCCacaccagagctgcagctgcctgactgGACTGAGTGTGAGATCTCTGGTTATGGCAGAAATGAAGAAT tttctcCATTCTATTCAGAGCACCTGAAGGAAGGCCATGTCAGACTGTTCCCAGCCAGTCGGTGCACAGCACAGTATCTAGACAACAGGACAGTTACAGACAATATGTTATGTGCAGGAGACACAAGGCACCTTGATGATGCCTGCAAG GGTGACTCTGGAGGGCCTCTGGTGTGCATGAAGGATGATCGCATGTTTCTGATCGGGATCATCAGCTGGGGAATCGGCTGCGGCCGCAAAGACATTCCTGGTGTTTATACAAACGTGGTTCGTTATCTTGACTGGATTCAGGACACCATGAAGCTCTGA